A window of Nonomuraea angiospora genomic DNA:
GGGCGTGCGCCTTCGCCGGACCCTCCGGCATGCAGCAGATGTGGTACACGCTGCACCTGCGTGACTCCGGGGCCGGCATGGGCGCGCACATCCCGCAGATCCGCGGGCTGCGGCACGCGGGGGAGCAAGAGGAGATGCCCGCGCGCGGGTTCATGTTCGACACCGAGGACCCGGCCGAGATGGCCAAGTGGAAGGGGTGGCGGCGCTGGGTCACGTTCGACGCGCTGCTGCTGTTCTGGGGCGTCACCATGCTGGTGACGATCTCGTTCACGGTGATCGCGCAGTCCGCCGTGCGGCTCAACCCGGGCGTGCGGGCCGTCATCCAGGGCGACGACCGCGAGGTGGCGCTCACCGCGATGGCCAACGCCGTCTCCCACGCGGGCAGCTCGGTGCTCGGGGCGGTCTTCCTCGGGTTCATCGCGCTGATCGGCCTGAACGCCACCCTGGGGCTGTTCGACTCCTTCTCCCGGGGCCAGGCTGACATGACGTACCACTTCGTGCCCGGGGCGAAGAAGCTGGGCATGTCGCGCCTGTACGGGGTCTTCCTCTGGGGCGTGATCATATTCGGCATCCTGATCCTGCTGTTCGGACCGGCCGACGGGCCGAGCGGGATCCTGGACACGCTGGCGTTCCTGTCGACGTTCGCGATGGGGGCGTACTGCGTGACCCTGCTCCTGGTGAACAACCGCATGCTCCCCAAACCGATCCGGCCCAAGTGGTGGACGAACGTCGTCATCGGCTTCGGCGCGGTGTTCTACCTGGGGATGCTGTTCTACAGTCTGTTCGCCTTCGGCGTGGTCGTGGGCTGATGGACGGACGGCACAGCCTCGAACTCGCCCTGCCAGGGGCGTCGATCGGAGCCGTCGCCGGAGCCATGGCCGGTGGGCTGACCCTGTTCGCGGGGCAGCCCACCGGGATGGCCGCGCTGTCGGCCCTGTCGCTCGCCATGCCGCTCGCCCTCTTCGGCGGCCTGTACGGCGTGCTGCTCGGCCACGGCGTGTTCCGTCCGGGGACCTTCGGGCCGGTCGGCCTGTACTGGGTGGCGGCCTTCCCCGTGTCCCGGCTCGCGCAGGAGAGCCTGGTCGGGAT
This region includes:
- a CDS encoding Nramp family divalent metal transporter, producing MDTSKTPPATATPPVEDERVWKAGRLAPMPIRKLPDAPPSVHILGPTVFLVALGVGMGESYMWPRLVLLFGPEIRWLFLIGVTLQAFVMLEMARYAMATGESIFSGAARVFKPLMWFFFIVAIAVYIWPGHLSAGAAAFEEITGIPWMVTAIVGLILVGVVFSLAKVIYNVLENVLSLLIGTLVIGTAVVAAMVGSWGDVASTLSGMFSFGYFPSEAMSAAWFPVIVGACAFAGPSGMQQMWYTLHLRDSGAGMGAHIPQIRGLRHAGEQEEMPARGFMFDTEDPAEMAKWKGWRRWVTFDALLLFWGVTMLVTISFTVIAQSAVRLNPGVRAVIQGDDREVALTAMANAVSHAGSSVLGAVFLGFIALIGLNATLGLFDSFSRGQADMTYHFVPGAKKLGMSRLYGVFLWGVIIFGILILLFGPADGPSGILDTLAFLSTFAMGAYCVTLLLVNNRMLPKPIRPKWWTNVVIGFGAVFYLGMLFYSLFAFGVVVG